The following coding sequences lie in one Amycolatopsis cihanbeyliensis genomic window:
- a CDS encoding Pycsar system effector family protein, giving the protein MSSVAGFPSRLEMAHEQARDELRRADTKATTLLSLVGVALAGLIALTTREVSVAAIVALWAAVLPVAVAVLLLLSAVRPRLSQYPPPGTWLHAAYEGPTALLEATSEAAQAQVAEHVCQLGSVAVEKYRRVSRAISALTCGLSVLLAALVLAVVA; this is encoded by the coding sequence ATGAGCAGTGTTGCGGGTTTCCCGTCTCGGTTGGAGATGGCGCATGAGCAGGCGCGGGATGAGCTGCGCCGGGCGGACACGAAGGCCACCACCTTGCTGTCGTTGGTGGGGGTGGCGCTGGCCGGGTTGATCGCGCTGACGACGCGTGAGGTGTCGGTGGCCGCGATCGTGGCGCTGTGGGCCGCGGTGTTGCCGGTGGCTGTGGCGGTGTTGCTGTTGCTGTCAGCGGTCCGGCCGCGGTTGTCGCAGTATCCGCCCCCGGGCACGTGGCTACACGCGGCCTACGAGGGGCCGACTGCCCTGCTCGAGGCTACGAGTGAGGCAGCGCAGGCGCAGGTGGCCGAGCACGTGTGTCAGTTGGGCAGCGTGGCGGTGGAGAAGTACCGGCGGGTCTCCCGCGCCATCTCGGCGCTGACCTGTGGCTTGTCGGTGCTGTTGGCCGCGCTGGTGTTGGCGGTGGTCGCATGA
- a CDS encoding RRQRL motif-containing zinc-binding protein, with product MAGRRFPWDLRPVPWSDLPEFTRGTLEGLPLLSWGIGPQEKLATRRQLRAMGLRPGGQDPVALLYFRCRKACTQVVAELFLIEKAQPVRPMTPARRAALAKAMAARRTCRQCGETGYAELPRAHRTCEPCRYTLGQLDPTDYLHDYLTGTPTLAAGEHAEQVPERIARVIPLHRPARPARPGSAKGVA from the coding sequence ATGGCTGGTCGCCGGTTTCCGTGGGATCTGCGTCCGGTGCCGTGGTCGGACCTGCCCGAGTTCACCCGCGGCACCCTGGAGGGGCTACCCCTGCTGTCGTGGGGCATCGGCCCGCAGGAGAAGTTGGCCACCCGCAGGCAGCTTCGCGCGATGGGGCTTCGGCCCGGCGGGCAAGACCCCGTGGCGTTGCTGTACTTCCGGTGCCGCAAGGCGTGCACGCAGGTCGTCGCCGAGTTGTTCCTGATCGAGAAGGCACAGCCGGTGCGGCCGATGACCCCGGCCCGGCGGGCTGCGCTGGCCAAGGCGATGGCCGCCCGGCGGACCTGCCGCCAGTGCGGCGAGACCGGGTACGCCGAGCTGCCGCGGGCGCACCGCACGTGCGAACCGTGCCGCTACACCCTCGGTCAGCTCGACCCGACCGACTACCTGCACGACTACCTGACCGGCACGCCGACCCTGGCCGCTGGTGAGCACGCCGAGCAGGTCCCGGAGCGGATAGCGCGGGTGATCCCGCTTCACCGACCCGCCCGACCCGCGCGGCCTGGCTCGGCGAAGGGGGTGGCGTGA
- a CDS encoding rRNA adenine N-6-methyltransferase family protein, producing MNNDELGLLADPTFEQYFLVSPEKLTLIFDAAGIRPEDKVLEVGAGAGTVARHMPPCQSLTVVELDTRLTELLRQAVPHATVLQGDALRLVRELPHDVLIGNLPNVVTESLIDVLPGLPFRTAVLATGHTNFDHLRPTFEVSEVTTISGSDFTPPQPSVSRVVKLARRDG from the coding sequence GTGAACAACGATGAACTGGGCTTACTTGCAGACCCAACCTTCGAACAGTACTTCCTGGTTTCGCCAGAAAAGCTGACGCTAATTTTCGATGCGGCAGGCATTCGTCCAGAAGACAAGGTGCTCGAAGTCGGAGCGGGAGCGGGAACGGTAGCCCGCCATATGCCGCCTTGCCAGAGCTTGACCGTGGTCGAACTGGATACTCGGCTGACCGAACTCCTGCGGCAAGCAGTCCCTCATGCCACCGTGCTCCAGGGAGATGCCCTCCGGCTGGTGCGTGAGCTGCCGCATGACGTGCTCATTGGCAACCTGCCCAACGTCGTGACGGAATCACTGATCGACGTGCTACCGGGTCTGCCGTTCCGCACTGCAGTGCTCGCAACGGGACACACGAACTTCGATCATCTGCGTCCAACGTTCGAGGTCAGCGAGGTAACGACGATCTCGGGCAGCGACTTCACACCACCGCAGCCAAGCGTGTCGAGGGTCGTCAAGCTCGCGCGGCGGGATGGCTAG
- a CDS encoding YajQ family cyclic di-GMP-binding protein: protein MADPSFDVVSKVDRQEVDNALNQASKELSTRFDFRGTGAKVEWAGEEAVTIEAETEERALAAVEVFKEKLIKRGISLKAFDVGEPAMSGKVCKINGKIVQGISSEKAKQIAKYVRDEGPKGVQAQIQGDQLRVSGKKKDHLQDVIALLKEKDFEIALQFINYR from the coding sequence GTGGCGGATCCTTCTTTTGACGTGGTGAGCAAGGTGGACCGGCAGGAGGTGGACAACGCGCTGAACCAGGCGAGCAAGGAGCTGTCCACCCGGTTCGACTTCCGCGGCACCGGGGCCAAGGTCGAGTGGGCGGGCGAGGAGGCCGTGACGATCGAGGCCGAGACCGAGGAACGGGCGCTTGCCGCGGTGGAGGTCTTCAAGGAGAAGCTGATCAAGCGCGGGATCTCGCTGAAGGCGTTCGACGTCGGCGAGCCGGCGATGTCCGGGAAGGTCTGCAAGATCAACGGCAAGATCGTGCAGGGCATCTCCTCGGAGAAGGCCAAGCAGATCGCCAAGTACGTGCGGGACGAGGGCCCCAAGGGGGTGCAGGCGCAGATCCAGGGGGATCAGCTGCGCGTCTCCGGCAAGAAGAAGGACCACCTGCAGGACGTCATCGCCCTGCTGAAGGAGAAGGACTTCGAGATAGCCCTGCAGTTCATAAACTACCGGTGA
- a CDS encoding glycosyltransferase has protein sequence MATLSLITVVTPVINGGHHYLPETYESIRKQELPPGWSWQWCVQEDGDTGEPGALLPDDSRISYGTALPGRAGVTRTMALSRARGTLIRTLDADDVLLPGALARDIEALNRVGWCTSAALDLHADGTMTPGPNDPPDGPLPAEFFYREQQENRLSVLAATFAAHIDLVWALGGWTALTGAETIGLLLAAEAVSAGEFIAEPSMLYRKHGDQTTASERYWDDGESDARLTIALERAKALRGMGWKWQQPRPFDPAACEAEEQDRAQLPPEGRQAAAMARMTTQ, from the coding sequence GTGGCCACGCTTAGTCTGATTACAGTTGTCACGCCGGTCATAAATGGCGGTCACCACTACTTGCCGGAAACGTATGAATCAATCCGGAAGCAAGAACTACCGCCTGGGTGGAGTTGGCAATGGTGTGTTCAGGAAGATGGTGATACGGGAGAGCCCGGGGCCTTGCTGCCGGATGACTCCCGGATCTCATATGGAACAGCCTTGCCGGGTAGGGCTGGAGTGACGCGCACAATGGCTTTGTCTCGTGCCCGCGGGACGCTTATCCGCACGTTGGATGCCGACGATGTCCTGCTGCCGGGAGCCTTGGCACGTGACATCGAGGCTCTCAATCGAGTTGGATGGTGCACATCGGCCGCCTTGGATCTTCATGCAGATGGAACGATGACGCCCGGACCAAACGATCCGCCGGATGGGCCGCTGCCGGCAGAGTTCTTTTATCGAGAACAACAGGAGAACCGCTTATCGGTACTTGCGGCGACATTCGCCGCGCATATCGACCTCGTTTGGGCACTTGGCGGCTGGACAGCGCTAACCGGCGCCGAGACGATCGGACTGCTACTCGCGGCCGAAGCGGTAAGCGCAGGTGAATTCATTGCCGAACCAAGCATGCTCTATCGGAAACATGGCGATCAGACCACCGCATCCGAACGCTACTGGGATGACGGTGAAAGCGACGCTCGGCTGACCATTGCGCTTGAACGAGCAAAGGCGCTCCGGGGGATGGGTTGGAAGTGGCAGCAGCCGCGGCCGTTCGATCCGGCAGCATGCGAGGCTGAAGAGCAGGACCGCGCCCAGCTTCCGCCGGAAGGTCGGCAAGCCGCCGCAATGGCGCGGATGACGACGCAGTAG
- a CDS encoding bifunctional DNA primase/polymerase, translated as MDTAHHALTDWALYLATMGWPVFPIQPGTKIPHGHRQDRCPRTGTCAHGHLTPEQYATTDPDRITHAWATHPWNIGIATGPAQLTVLDCDQPKDSSDAEDGATALARLATERGVTLPTTYTVTTPRGGRHLYFTTPPGVTLRNTKGLLATWLDSRATGGYVLGPGSVLPEGGYELEDDTDPVELPGWLVQALSHRPAAALSERAEKPVARPDAWATTGLAEECRAVREAPPGHHNEVLSRAAYRVGQIVGAGLLDHFTARQDLLVAAQHLVTADCGCTRAEVARVIDARLPAGMTQPRHPATDATIRKDAA; from the coding sequence ATGGATACCGCACACCACGCGCTCACCGACTGGGCGCTGTACCTCGCCACCATGGGCTGGCCCGTCTTCCCCATCCAGCCCGGCACCAAGATTCCCCACGGGCACCGGCAAGACCGCTGCCCCCGCACCGGCACCTGTGCCCACGGGCACCTCACCCCCGAGCAGTACGCCACCACCGACCCCGACCGCATCACCCACGCCTGGGCCACCCACCCCTGGAACATCGGCATCGCCACCGGCCCCGCCCAGCTCACCGTGCTCGACTGCGACCAGCCCAAAGACAGCAGCGACGCAGAAGATGGCGCCACCGCGCTGGCGCGCCTGGCCACCGAGCGCGGGGTCACCCTGCCCACCACCTACACCGTCACCACCCCCCGCGGCGGGCGCCACCTGTACTTCACCACCCCACCCGGCGTGACCCTGCGCAACACCAAGGGCTTGTTGGCCACCTGGCTGGACAGCCGCGCCACCGGCGGCTACGTCCTCGGACCCGGCTCGGTGCTACCCGAAGGCGGCTACGAACTCGAAGACGACACCGACCCGGTCGAACTCCCCGGCTGGTTGGTCCAGGCCCTCTCCCATCGACCCGCAGCGGCGCTCTCAGAGCGCGCTGAGAAGCCCGTGGCGCGGCCCGACGCCTGGGCCACCACCGGACTCGCCGAGGAATGCCGCGCCGTCCGAGAGGCACCCCCAGGCCACCACAACGAAGTCCTGTCCCGCGCGGCCTACCGAGTCGGGCAAATCGTCGGCGCCGGACTGCTCGACCACTTCACCGCCCGCCAAGACCTCCTCGTCGCTGCCCAACACCTCGTCACCGCCGACTGCGGATGCACCCGCGCCGAAGTCGCCCGCGTCATCGACGCCCGCCTGCCCGCCGGCATGACACAGCCCCGCCACCCCGCCACCGACGCCACGATCCGAAAGGACGCCGCATGA
- a CDS encoding GntR family transcriptional regulator codes for MERVDAKAVAANLRAAIQRGEFGPGEPLPTNEELRQTYECGKNTVSAAIQLLKGEGLLTGGGGERVRVRVAPTVIHRSNERYQVEKDLVRASEEERRGGGVAELDSGVQVGALNKNTTTYEVKNPPPDIAKALELSVESYVLHRVYLRQHKEGEGFSRTLSYIPYYVVKDFPPLLDANNEPWPGGTLHQLYTAGVEVAKIIDHVSARMPTGEEIELFDIPFNVPVMPIRKISYDTTGRAVEVTDMLTPADRLNLTYVTNLELWEE; via the coding sequence ATGGAACGGGTAGACGCGAAGGCGGTGGCTGCCAACCTCAGGGCGGCTATCCAGCGGGGAGAGTTCGGTCCTGGCGAGCCGTTGCCGACGAACGAAGAGCTGCGGCAGACCTATGAGTGTGGGAAGAACACCGTGTCAGCGGCTATCCAGTTGCTGAAAGGTGAAGGATTGCTGACCGGTGGTGGCGGCGAGCGGGTACGTGTCCGGGTAGCACCGACTGTCATCCACCGAAGCAACGAGCGCTACCAGGTCGAGAAAGACTTGGTTCGGGCGAGCGAAGAAGAGCGGCGTGGTGGTGGCGTTGCCGAACTCGACTCTGGTGTGCAAGTCGGTGCTCTAAACAAGAATACGACTACCTATGAGGTGAAGAATCCGCCGCCCGATATCGCGAAGGCGCTTGAACTCTCGGTCGAAAGCTATGTTCTCCACCGCGTATACTTGCGTCAGCACAAGGAAGGTGAGGGGTTCAGTCGGACTCTGTCATACATTCCTTATTATGTCGTGAAGGACTTCCCGCCACTGCTGGATGCCAACAATGAACCGTGGCCAGGTGGTACCCTCCATCAGTTATACACAGCCGGTGTCGAGGTGGCTAAGATCATTGACCATGTGTCTGCTCGGATGCCAACAGGTGAAGAAATCGAACTATTCGACATCCCATTCAATGTGCCAGTGATGCCAATTCGAAAGATTAGCTACGACACAACGGGACGGGCAGTTGAAGTAACAGACATGCTCACTCCTGCTGACCGGCTAAATCTTACTTACGTAACGAACCTAGAGCTGTGGGAGGAATAG
- a CDS encoding helix-turn-helix transcriptional regulator, translating into MGTKRRHLTIAQLCEELAIARSTFYEWRAKGRAPRCIKLPNGQIRILRIDLESWLNTWEAA; encoded by the coding sequence ATGGGCACCAAGCGTCGACACCTCACTATTGCACAGCTTTGCGAAGAACTAGCCATAGCACGATCGACTTTTTATGAATGGCGGGCTAAGGGACGCGCACCCCGTTGCATCAAACTCCCCAATGGACAGATCCGCATCCTCCGAATCGACCTGGAGTCTTGGCTCAATACCTGGGAGGCTGCCTAG
- a CDS encoding DUF3631 domain-containing protein: protein MTTHTTPTGADLLTALRDALTRYVALPSEEVTDAVVLWIAATHAQPAWAHAPRLVIRAPERRCGKSRLLDVVEATCHDPLITVNASPAAVYRSITADPPALLVDEADTIFGPKADPNEDLRGLLNAGHQRGRPALRYDAATSKVVTIPTFAMAALAGIGAMPDTIEDRAVVVHMRRRTTGEKVAPYRSRRDRDPLRTLAGQVTTWLRDNITTLEAAEPDMPVEDRAADTWEPLITVADHAGHDWPHRARTAALALTQEASDTEEMSDRLRLLADCRTAFGDELALPTTELLSRLRAIPESPWGEYGPTGLTAMKMGALLREYGIRSATIRFPGSGQAKGYQRAEFTDAWQRYCPQPDTSPGGDPSQPYQAQIPSLKRYGSA from the coding sequence ATGACCACCCACACCACGCCAACCGGCGCCGACCTGCTGACCGCACTACGCGACGCACTCACCCGCTACGTGGCCCTGCCCTCCGAGGAAGTCACCGACGCGGTGGTGCTGTGGATCGCCGCCACCCACGCACAACCCGCCTGGGCGCACGCACCCCGCCTGGTGATCCGCGCCCCCGAGCGTCGCTGCGGAAAGTCCCGCCTGCTCGACGTGGTCGAGGCCACCTGCCACGACCCACTCATCACCGTCAACGCCTCCCCCGCCGCGGTCTACCGCTCCATCACCGCCGACCCGCCCGCCCTGCTGGTCGACGAAGCCGACACCATCTTCGGCCCCAAAGCCGACCCCAACGAAGACCTCCGCGGACTGCTCAACGCCGGACACCAACGCGGCCGTCCCGCGCTGCGCTACGACGCCGCCACCTCCAAGGTGGTCACCATCCCCACCTTCGCCATGGCCGCCCTCGCCGGCATCGGCGCCATGCCCGACACCATCGAAGACCGCGCCGTCGTGGTCCACATGCGCCGCCGCACCACCGGTGAAAAGGTCGCGCCCTACCGCTCCCGCCGCGACCGCGACCCCCTCCGCACCCTGGCCGGGCAGGTCACCACCTGGCTGCGCGACAACATCACCACCCTCGAAGCCGCCGAGCCCGACATGCCCGTGGAAGACCGCGCCGCCGACACCTGGGAACCCCTCATCACCGTCGCCGACCACGCCGGCCACGACTGGCCCCACCGCGCCCGCACCGCCGCCCTAGCCCTGACCCAGGAAGCCAGCGACACCGAGGAAATGTCCGACCGGCTCCGGCTGCTCGCCGACTGCCGCACCGCCTTCGGTGACGAACTGGCCCTGCCCACCACCGAGCTGCTCTCCCGCCTGCGCGCCATACCCGAATCCCCCTGGGGTGAGTACGGCCCCACCGGACTCACCGCCATGAAAATGGGCGCCCTGCTGCGCGAATACGGCATCCGATCCGCCACCATCCGATTCCCCGGCAGCGGCCAAGCCAAGGGCTACCAACGCGCCGAGTTCACCGACGCCTGGCAGCGCTACTGCCCCCAACCCGACACCTCCCCCGGGGGAGACCCGTCCCAGCCGTACCAGGCTCAAATCCCCAGCTTAAAGCGGTACGGCTCCGCATAG
- a CDS encoding tyrosine-type recombinase/integrase, giving the protein METTFDVRVWTTQVRKNKQGKVTSYRVRWQVGGEPFGKSFSTSTLADGFRARLVTAARNGEPFCLNTGLPVSQTKNKTNNVTWYQAACEYADMKWPDSAPKYRRSIAQSLTAITVPMLDGRNLPDPKLLRKALTTAFNPRSRNGELQPDIRQALTVAAKASRNVSELTNPDTLRAVLRALDLKLDGNRASANTVRLRRITLRNAIDFFIEKKYLDSNPLQGIKVKKRKVALRQVDPKSVCNPMQGRMLISAVGMSGKQGPPLEAFFGSIYYAALRPEEAGNLKESNLDLPPPEQDPVTGEVTYGWGDINLDSARPEISGEWTDSGEAGEAGPLKHRERGVGRPVPCPPPLTELFYRHLTRFGTAPDGRLFRGARDGGLVSSSVYGRVWAAAREQVFTAEVAAGPLAKRPYDLRAAAVSTQLNSGVSPMRVAEWAGHSLSVLLRVYARCLDGGDQADRAKLRQNFTSG; this is encoded by the coding sequence GTGGAAACCACTTTCGACGTTCGCGTATGGACGACGCAAGTTCGCAAGAATAAGCAAGGGAAGGTCACGAGCTACCGCGTACGCTGGCAGGTCGGCGGAGAACCGTTCGGCAAGTCGTTTTCGACTTCGACTCTCGCGGACGGATTCCGGGCACGCCTGGTGACCGCGGCACGCAACGGGGAACCGTTCTGTCTGAATACTGGACTTCCGGTATCGCAGACCAAGAATAAGACCAACAATGTGACCTGGTACCAGGCAGCATGCGAATACGCGGACATGAAATGGCCGGATTCGGCGCCGAAGTACCGCCGATCCATTGCCCAGTCACTGACGGCCATCACGGTACCGATGCTGGACGGCCGAAACCTGCCGGACCCGAAGCTGCTACGCAAAGCACTGACGACCGCGTTCAACCCCCGGAGTCGCAACGGCGAGCTGCAACCGGATATTCGACAGGCACTGACCGTCGCAGCCAAAGCGAGCAGGAACGTCTCAGAGTTGACGAACCCGGACACTCTGCGCGCCGTGCTCCGTGCTCTCGATCTGAAATTGGACGGGAATCGGGCGTCCGCGAATACGGTTCGATTGCGTCGGATCACTCTGCGGAACGCAATTGACTTCTTTATCGAGAAGAAGTATCTGGACTCGAACCCCCTACAAGGGATAAAGGTGAAGAAACGGAAGGTTGCTCTACGACAGGTCGACCCCAAGTCTGTGTGCAATCCGATGCAAGGCCGGATGCTGATCTCCGCGGTGGGAATGTCAGGGAAGCAAGGTCCACCACTGGAAGCATTCTTTGGCTCCATCTACTATGCGGCGCTACGGCCGGAAGAAGCAGGGAACCTAAAAGAAAGTAACCTTGACCTGCCGCCACCGGAGCAGGATCCAGTCACCGGCGAGGTTACCTACGGCTGGGGTGACATAAACTTGGATTCCGCACGACCAGAAATCAGCGGCGAGTGGACGGATTCCGGAGAGGCCGGCGAAGCTGGCCCGCTCAAACACCGGGAACGAGGGGTCGGCCGCCCGGTGCCCTGTCCGCCACCGCTGACCGAACTGTTCTACCGACACCTCACCAGGTTCGGTACGGCCCCAGACGGCCGGCTGTTCCGCGGAGCGCGCGACGGGGGACTGGTCAGCAGCAGCGTCTACGGGCGAGTGTGGGCCGCCGCACGCGAGCAGGTGTTCACCGCCGAGGTCGCCGCGGGGCCGCTGGCGAAGCGTCCGTACGACTTGCGAGCCGCCGCAGTCTCAACCCAGCTCAACAGTGGTGTCTCACCGATGCGGGTAGCTGAGTGGGCCGGACACAGCCTCTCAGTCCTGCTGAGGGTCTACGCGCGCTGTCTCGACGGCGGTGACCAGGCCGACAGGGCCAAGCTCCGACAGAACTTCACCAGCGGCTGA
- a CDS encoding FtsK/SpoIIIE domain-containing protein, which translates to MTTPTPDADDRSVNDLTPASATTPANTPADTTNPTGVNTGMNGDVTTPANTTETTHGAAAGSNVVPLRPHTEIVPDAAIDGEIVDDPAEPRRPVPVDLPEDKPSWWEQISEATARPLVASWLRSGAEIRSRVVFLLRYAAHVTTFHGLRLLPVYVPVAVFRSFGAVLRGLRRVRDWVFDAESKPVRMTARDRQEFSQYMTLREARNDAVRKRSLPVLLAVLALAAVVVLAVTYLPPLWNWTLLVATLVVLGWRGAPSDRPVVSRAVNAERAPKLTSDTIITALGALGIGELNKALAKRPDAVGFPNPISRDGDGWRADIDLPPGVTAGDVIAKREELSSGLRRQLGCVWPEGDMSVHEGRLVLWVGDKDMARSKQPVWPLGKPGAVVDLFRPQPFGTDQRGRWVPVTLMFASVVIGAMPRMGKTVTLRELMLMAALDPRAVLYNYDLKGTGDLAPLAPVSHAYGVGDDPEDLERMVVEMRELREELRRRTKVIRSLPESVCPDNKVTPALAARQDLRLGPIVVAVDECQVWFEHAEYGRELEEICTDLVKRGPALGITLIAATQRPDAKSLPTGISANAILRFCLKVQGQTENDMVLGTSQYKSGVRATMFARSDRGIGYLAGEGDDAKIVRSVYKDGPEAKKIVSGARLLREQAGTITGHAAGESVDIDAERLDPLSDTLAVFQRGENKLWSDTIVTRLAELRPRSYEGWSPANLATALKPHGVKPRQVWDTDPTTGKGSNRNGYTRDALTTAKNNRE; encoded by the coding sequence ATGACCACCCCCACGCCCGATGCTGATGACCGTTCCGTGAACGACCTGACCCCGGCGTCCGCGACCACGCCGGCGAACACCCCCGCGGACACCACCAACCCCACCGGCGTGAACACCGGCATGAACGGGGACGTGACCACCCCGGCGAACACGACCGAGACCACGCACGGTGCGGCAGCCGGCAGCAACGTGGTGCCGCTACGGCCCCACACCGAGATCGTTCCCGATGCCGCGATCGACGGTGAGATCGTGGACGATCCCGCCGAGCCGCGCCGGCCGGTGCCGGTGGACCTGCCGGAGGACAAGCCGTCGTGGTGGGAGCAGATATCCGAAGCGACCGCACGGCCGCTGGTCGCGTCGTGGCTGCGCTCGGGTGCCGAGATCCGCTCGCGGGTGGTGTTCCTGCTGCGCTACGCGGCGCATGTGACCACGTTCCACGGGTTGCGGCTGCTGCCGGTGTATGTGCCGGTGGCGGTGTTCCGCTCGTTCGGCGCGGTCCTGCGTGGCCTGCGCCGCGTGCGCGACTGGGTGTTCGACGCCGAGAGCAAGCCGGTACGGATGACCGCCCGCGACCGGCAGGAGTTCTCCCAGTACATGACCCTGCGCGAGGCCCGCAACGACGCCGTGCGCAAACGGTCGCTGCCGGTGCTGCTGGCCGTGCTGGCGCTGGCCGCCGTGGTGGTGCTGGCCGTGACCTACCTACCGCCGCTGTGGAACTGGACACTGCTGGTCGCCACGCTGGTCGTGCTCGGGTGGCGGGGCGCGCCCAGTGACCGGCCGGTCGTGTCGCGTGCGGTGAACGCCGAGCGGGCACCGAAGCTGACCAGTGACACCATCATCACGGCCCTGGGTGCGTTGGGGATCGGGGAGCTAAACAAGGCGCTGGCCAAACGGCCCGACGCGGTCGGGTTTCCCAACCCGATCAGCCGCGACGGCGACGGGTGGCGCGCGGACATCGACCTGCCGCCCGGGGTGACCGCCGGCGACGTGATCGCGAAGCGGGAAGAGCTGTCCTCGGGGCTTCGGCGGCAGCTCGGCTGTGTGTGGCCGGAAGGCGACATGAGCGTCCACGAAGGCCGGTTGGTGCTGTGGGTCGGGGACAAGGACATGGCCAGGTCCAAGCAGCCCGTGTGGCCGCTGGGCAAGCCGGGCGCGGTGGTGGACCTGTTCCGCCCCCAGCCCTTCGGCACCGATCAGCGGGGCCGGTGGGTGCCGGTGACGCTGATGTTCGCGTCCGTGGTGATCGGCGCGATGCCCCGCATGGGTAAGACGGTCACGCTGCGGGAACTGATGCTCATGGCCGCGCTGGACCCGCGCGCGGTGCTCTACAACTACGACCTGAAAGGCACCGGGGACCTCGCGCCCCTGGCGCCCGTCTCGCACGCCTACGGGGTCGGCGACGACCCTGAGGACCTGGAACGGATGGTCGTGGAGATGCGCGAGCTGCGGGAAGAGTTGCGCCGCCGCACCAAGGTGATCCGGTCGCTGCCCGAATCGGTGTGCCCGGACAACAAGGTCACCCCGGCACTGGCCGCACGGCAGGATCTACGGCTGGGGCCGATCGTGGTCGCGGTGGATGAGTGTCAGGTGTGGTTCGAGCACGCCGAGTACGGCCGGGAGCTGGAAGAGATCTGCACCGACCTGGTCAAGCGTGGCCCCGCGCTGGGTATCACGCTGATCGCGGCGACGCAGCGGCCGGATGCGAAGTCGCTGCCGACCGGGATCTCCGCGAACGCCATTCTGCGGTTCTGCCTGAAAGTGCAGGGACAGACCGAGAACGACATGGTGCTGGGCACCTCGCAGTACAAAAGCGGGGTCCGTGCCACCATGTTCGCCCGCTCCGACCGCGGCATCGGCTACCTGGCCGGCGAGGGTGACGACGCGAAGATCGTGCGCAGCGTCTACAAAGACGGCCCCGAAGCCAAAAAGATCGTGTCCGGAGCGCGGCTGCTGCGGGAGCAGGCCGGCACCATCACCGGCCACGCCGCCGGTGAATCGGTCGACATCGACGCCGAACGGCTGGACCCGCTGTCCGACACGCTCGCGGTGTTCCAGCGTGGTGAGAACAAACTCTGGTCCGACACCATCGTGACCCGCCTGGCCGAACTCCGACCCCGCTCCTACGAGGGGTGGAGCCCGGCCAACCTCGCCACCGCGCTCAAACCGCACGGAGTCAAGCCGCGCCAGGTCTGGGACACCGACCCCACCACCGGCAAGGGCAGCAACCGCAACGGCTACACCCGCGACGCCCTCACCACCGCCAAAAACAACCGAGAGTAA
- a CDS encoding DUF4417 domain-containing protein — MSTPTAHEPSKLAPVAALGATRTSHRWAEQPGNWDRLNTRALFASDNEWGIPSLPVARLVPARLVPYTARHQATTAAAHRDREQAAIHFFLDDFRFETVWTKPERGLSRCASVGAALTPDFSLWATMPPAMQLWQVYRSRWCGAWLLHHGIQVVPTVSWSTPDTYRFAFAGIPTGSVVAISTVGILRDPEARQLFAEGFTAMLHRLAPSVVLVYGRALPEPAAAVVPPGTRVRYYPTRWATHEAHRARQRAGTAPTEQDPAGGGR, encoded by the coding sequence ATGAGCACACCCACCGCGCACGAACCGAGCAAGCTGGCGCCGGTCGCCGCGCTTGGGGCCACCCGGACCAGTCACCGCTGGGCGGAGCAGCCCGGTAACTGGGACCGGCTCAACACCCGCGCCTTGTTCGCCTCGGACAACGAGTGGGGTATTCCCAGCCTCCCAGTGGCTCGGCTCGTGCCTGCTCGGTTGGTGCCCTACACCGCCCGGCACCAGGCCACCACCGCCGCCGCCCACCGGGACCGCGAGCAGGCCGCGATCCACTTCTTCCTGGATGATTTCCGGTTCGAGACCGTGTGGACCAAGCCCGAACGCGGCCTGTCCCGCTGCGCGAGCGTCGGTGCGGCGCTGACCCCGGACTTCAGCCTCTGGGCCACCATGCCGCCCGCGATGCAGCTGTGGCAGGTCTACCGCTCCCGCTGGTGCGGCGCCTGGCTGCTGCACCACGGCATCCAGGTGGTCCCCACGGTGTCGTGGTCCACCCCGGACACCTACCGATTCGCCTTCGCCGGGATCCCGACCGGGTCGGTGGTGGCGATCTCCACCGTGGGCATCCTCCGCGACCCCGAGGCCCGCCAGCTGTTCGCCGAGGGGTTCACCGCCATGCTGCACCGGCTGGCCCCCAGCGTGGTGCTGGTCTACGGCCGGGCCCTGCCCGAGCCAGCCGCCGCCGTGGTGCCGCCCGGCACGCGGGTGCGGTACTACCCCACCCGCTGGGCCACCCACGAAGCCCACCGTGCCCGGCAACGAGCCGGGACGGCACCAACCGAGCAGGACCCGGCCGGGGGTGGTCGGTGA